Proteins from a single region of Pseudodesulfovibrio portus:
- a CDS encoding efflux RND transporter periplasmic adaptor subunit, producing MLENKFIPLMILVSLAMGLTLAGCDGEESKAKAVEHERVVKVETVTVTPIPLKDILTLPGETEPDEDVSVSSDSAGTVKWLGVHEGDRVEKGAIVARVDVASSGARLDQAKASRELAAEQLRRRRELLEKGVLAQEEFDEMAAKLEESDASLREMQVSVDNGVIRAPVSGIVNKLHVDQGERLSEGSPVVDIVDPTLIRVTINVPEMDIPYIKKDQKVTVTVDAIPGRTWDGVVEFISFKADATSKTFETRVLTDNLDGAIRAGMLARVSLERRTIEDAVTAPLYAVINQGGERLLYVNENGTARARTIEIGVVSDDLVQVTRGLKAGDELIVSGHTMVEDGTRVETK from the coding sequence ATGCTTGAGAATAAATTCATCCCCCTCATGATCCTCGTCTCCCTTGCCATGGGATTGACCCTGGCCGGTTGCGACGGCGAGGAATCCAAGGCCAAGGCAGTGGAGCACGAACGGGTGGTCAAGGTGGAAACCGTGACCGTGACCCCGATTCCCCTGAAGGACATCCTGACCCTGCCCGGCGAGACCGAGCCGGACGAGGACGTGTCCGTGTCCTCGGATTCCGCAGGCACGGTCAAGTGGCTGGGCGTCCATGAAGGCGACCGGGTCGAAAAGGGCGCGATCGTCGCCCGCGTGGACGTGGCCTCCAGCGGCGCCCGCCTCGACCAGGCCAAGGCCTCCCGGGAGCTGGCCGCCGAGCAGCTCCGCCGACGCCGCGAGCTGCTGGAAAAGGGCGTCCTGGCCCAGGAGGAATTCGACGAGATGGCCGCCAAGCTGGAAGAGTCCGACGCATCCCTGCGCGAGATGCAGGTCAGCGTGGACAACGGCGTGATCCGCGCCCCGGTCTCGGGCATCGTCAACAAGCTGCACGTGGACCAGGGCGAACGGTTGAGCGAGGGCAGCCCCGTGGTGGACATCGTGGACCCGACCCTCATCCGCGTGACCATCAACGTGCCCGAGATGGACATCCCCTACATCAAAAAGGACCAGAAGGTGACCGTGACCGTGGACGCCATCCCCGGCCGCACCTGGGACGGCGTGGTGGAATTCATCTCGTTCAAGGCGGACGCCACGTCCAAGACCTTCGAGACCCGCGTGCTGACCGACAACCTGGACGGGGCCATCCGCGCGGGCATGCTCGCCCGCGTGTCCCTTGAGCGGCGCACCATTGAAGACGCCGTGACCGCCCCGCTCTACGCCGTCATCAACCAGGGCGGCGAACGGCTGCTCTACGTCAACGAGAACGGCACGGCCCGCGCCCGGACCATCGAGATCGGCGTGGTCAGCGACGACCTCGTCCAGGTGACCAGGGGCCTGAAGGCCGGCGACGAACTCATCGTGTCCGGCCACACCATGGTCGAGGACGGCACCAGGGTGGAAACGAAATGA